From Capra hircus breed San Clemente chromosome 1, ASM170441v1, whole genome shotgun sequence, the proteins below share one genomic window:
- the LOC102178896 gene encoding C1GALT1-specific chaperone 1-like: MLSESSLFLKGVLLGSVFCVLITMLGHIKIDYGKRTHHHERHHLQAPNKEDILKISEDERTELSKSFRVYCIILVKPKDVRLWAAVKETWAKHCDKAEFFSSENVKVFESVNMETNDMWLMMRKAYKYAFDKYRDQYNWFFLAHPTTFAIIENLKYFLLKKNSSQPFYLGHTAKSGDLEYVSVGGGIVLSIESIKRLNSLLSIPEKCPEKGRMVREVSEDKQLAVCLKYAGVFAENAEDSKGKDVFNTKSVGIFIREAMTNHPNQVVEGCCSDMAITFNGLTCNQMYVMMYGVYHLRAFGHVFNDVLVFLPVNGSDND; this comes from the coding sequence ATGCTTTCAGAAAGCAGTTTGTTTTTGAAGGGTGTACTTCTCGGAAGCGTTTTTTGTGTCTTGATAACTATGCTAGGACATATTAAGATTGATTATGGAAAGAGAACGCACCACCATGAGCGTCACCACCTACAAGCTCCTAATAAAGAAGATATCTTGAAAATTTCAGAGGATGAACGCACGGAACTCAGTAAAAGCTTTCGGGTATACTGTATCATCCTTGTAAAACCGAAGGATGTGCGTCTCTGGGCTGCGGTGAAGGAGACGTGGGCCAAACACTGTGACAAAGCAGAGTTCTTCAGTTCTGAAAATGTTAAAGTGTTTGAGTCAGTTAACATGGAAACTAATGACATGTGGTTAATGATGAGAAAAGCTTACAAATATGCCTTTGATAAATATAGAGACCAATACAACTGGTTCTTCCTTGCACACCCCACTACGTTTGCTATTATTGAAAACTTAAAGTACTTTCTGCTGAAAAAGAATTCGTCACAACCTTTCTATCTAGGCCACACTGCAAAATCTGGAGATCTTGAATATGTGAGTGTGGGAGGAGGAATTGTCTTAAGTATAGAATCAATTAAAAGACTTAACAGCCTTCTCAGTATTCCTGAAAAGTGTCCTGAAAAGGGAAGGATGGTTAGGGAGGTATCTGAAGATAAACAGCTTGCAGTCTGCCTGAAATATGCTGGAGTGTTTGCAGAAAATGCAGAAGATTCTAAAGGAAAAGATGTGTTTAATACCAAATCTGTTGGGATTTTTATTAGAGAAGCAATGACTAATCATCCCAACCAGGTGGTGGAAGGATGTTGTTCAGATATGGCTATTACTTTTAATGGGCTGACGTGTAATCAGATGTATGTGATGATGTATGGGGTATATCATCTAAGAGCATTTGGGCATGTTTTCAATGATGTGTTGGTTTTCCTACCTGTGAATGGTTCTGACAATGACTGA